In Flavobacterium sp., a single window of DNA contains:
- a CDS encoding Na+/H+ antiporter — protein sequence MENITVIIMLLFGVAFLSLVSKRYNFPIPIVLVMCGVIISVVPGLPVIELSPEIVFIIFLPPLLYHAAWHTSWSEFKQTIRPITLAAVGLVFFTTGLVAVVAHWLIDDISWPLAFLLGAIVSPPDAVSATAITKGLGLHPRLIAILEGESLVNDASGLVAYKYALTAITAGNFVLWQAGLNFVLMSILGIAIGLTVGFIMYYIHKRFVCDDIIEVTLTLLTPFSSYLIAEHFHGSGVLAVVTTGLFLAARSGTIFSHESRIMSNTIWDVLNNILNGLIFILIGLQLRQIIEGISNYSGNSLFIWGAVISIVVILVRFLWVIPATMIPRFISKKIRMKEEFDYRNMIIFGWSGMRGVVSMAAALALPLMLNKTEEFPLRNLIIYLVFCVILSTLVIQGLTLPWLIKKLKIERYSILAEEYNVRNVIVSETIAHIEDNFSLLDDELLHNIKSKYEVKFNRLQKTELPANFFGNGKLLGNEIFNDFTKIQIDLLNVERAKLEVMHKKGSVNEEIFRKIEKELDLEETRLWMEMYEE from the coding sequence ATGGAAAATATTACCGTAATTATAATGTTACTTTTTGGCGTAGCCTTTCTTAGTTTAGTAAGTAAAAGATATAATTTTCCAATTCCTATTGTATTGGTAATGTGCGGTGTTATTATTAGCGTTGTGCCGGGACTTCCGGTTATAGAGCTAAGTCCTGAAATTGTTTTTATTATTTTTCTTCCGCCTCTTTTATATCACGCAGCATGGCATACAAGCTGGTCAGAATTTAAACAAACAATTCGTCCGATAACTTTAGCCGCTGTTGGTTTGGTTTTTTTTACTACAGGACTGGTTGCTGTTGTAGCGCACTGGCTAATAGATGATATTTCCTGGCCGTTAGCTTTTTTATTAGGTGCCATTGTTTCACCTCCTGATGCGGTTTCTGCAACCGCTATTACAAAAGGTTTAGGTTTACATCCAAGATTAATTGCTATTCTTGAAGGAGAAAGTCTGGTGAATGATGCCAGCGGTCTTGTGGCCTATAAATATGCATTAACAGCTATTACTGCCGGAAATTTCGTTTTATGGCAGGCTGGATTAAACTTTGTTTTAATGTCAATTTTGGGTATTGCCATAGGTTTGACTGTTGGTTTTATCATGTATTATATCCATAAAAGATTTGTTTGTGATGACATTATCGAGGTAACGCTTACTTTATTGACTCCGTTTTCTTCGTATTTAATTGCCGAACATTTTCATGGTTCAGGGGTTTTGGCAGTGGTAACTACAGGATTATTTTTAGCAGCAAGATCGGGTACTATTTTTTCTCATGAAAGCCGAATTATGTCCAACACGATTTGGGATGTTTTAAATAATATTCTCAACGGTTTAATCTTCATTTTGATCGGATTACAGTTGAGACAGATTATTGAAGGAATTAGTAATTATTCCGGAAATTCATTATTTATTTGGGGGGCTGTAATTAGTATTGTAGTGATTTTAGTTCGTTTTTTATGGGTAATTCCGGCTACGATGATTCCGAGATTTATCAGCAAAAAAATCAGAATGAAAGAAGAGTTTGATTATCGTAATATGATCATTTTTGGCTGGTCTGGAATGCGTGGGGTAGTTTCTATGGCAGCTGCTTTGGCACTTCCGTTAATGTTGAATAAAACTGAAGAATTTCCGCTTCGTAATCTTATTATTTATTTAGTTTTTTGTGTGATCCTTTCGACTTTGGTAATTCAGGGACTGACGCTTCCGTGGCTTATTAAAAAACTTAAAATTGAACGTTATTCGATTTTGGCAGAAGAATATAATGTTCGAAATGTTATTGTTTCAGAAACTATTGCCCATATCGAAGATAATTTTTCATTGCTGGATGATGAACTTTTGCATAATATTAAAAGCAAATATGAAGTAAAATTTAATCGTTTGCAGAAAACTGAACTTCCGGCGAATTTCTTTGGAAATGGTAAATTATTAGGAAATGAAATTTTTAATGATTTTACCAAAATTCAGATTGATCTTTTAAACGTTGAACGCGCTAAGCTGGAAGTTATGCATAAAAAAGGTTCTGTTAATGAAGAGATTTTCCGTAAAATAGAAAAAGAACTGGATCTTGAAGAAACCCGACTTTGGATGGAAATGTATGAAGAATAA
- a CDS encoding ribonucleoside-diphosphate reductase subunit alpha: MSTIDINEVNNLPQNEAGTKMWWKNSESEQILNRGYLLKGETVEGAIDRICTAAARRLYKPELKESFVEMIERGWMSISSPVWANMGTERGLPISCFNVHVPDKIEGITHKLGEVIMQTKIGGGTSGYFGELRERGSAVTDNGKSSGAVSFMKLFDTAMDTISQGGVRRGAFAAYLDIDHPDIEEFLKIKSIGNPIQNLFTGICVPDYWMQEMIDGDIDKRQIWAKVLESRQQKGLPYIFFSDNVNKNKPQVYKDQNLRINASNLCSEIMLPSTQDESFICCLSSMNLELYDEWKDTEAVKLAIFFLDAVLQEFIEKTEGNYYLSAANKFAKRHRALGLGVLGWHSYLQKNMIPFEGMEAKLKTTEIFKHISDKADKATQDLARIYGEPELLKGYGRRNTTTMAIAPTTSSSAILGQTSPGIEPFSSNYYKAGLSKGNFMRKNKYLKKLLEDKGLDNEEIWRGIMLNGGSVQHIEQLTQEEKDVFKTFKEISQLEIVQQAAIRQKFVDQGQSLNLNIPAELPIKEVNRLMIEAWQLGVKSLYYQRSQSVSKELVTSLVTCSSCES, from the coding sequence ATGAGTACAATTGATATAAATGAAGTAAATAATCTTCCACAAAATGAAGCAGGAACAAAAATGTGGTGGAAGAACTCTGAAAGTGAACAAATTTTAAATCGCGGTTACCTTTTAAAAGGAGAAACGGTTGAAGGTGCAATTGACAGAATTTGTACGGCAGCTGCCAGAAGATTATACAAACCCGAGTTAAAAGAATCTTTTGTAGAAATGATCGAGCGCGGCTGGATGAGTATAAGTTCTCCGGTTTGGGCTAATATGGGAACCGAAAGAGGTTTGCCAATTTCTTGTTTTAACGTACACGTTCCGGATAAAATTGAAGGAATTACACATAAATTAGGAGAAGTGATCATGCAGACCAAAATAGGCGGTGGAACTTCTGGTTATTTTGGAGAATTGCGTGAGCGTGGAAGTGCGGTAACGGATAACGGAAAGAGTAGTGGAGCGGTAAGTTTTATGAAACTTTTTGATACGGCTATGGACACTATTTCGCAAGGTGGAGTTCGCCGCGGCGCTTTTGCAGCGTATCTGGATATTGATCATCCGGATATTGAGGAGTTTTTGAAAATTAAAAGTATTGGAAACCCTATTCAGAATTTGTTTACCGGAATCTGCGTGCCTGATTACTGGATGCAGGAAATGATTGATGGTGATATTGATAAAAGACAAATTTGGGCAAAAGTTTTAGAAAGTCGTCAGCAAAAAGGATTACCGTATATCTTTTTCAGCGATAATGTCAATAAAAACAAACCTCAGGTTTACAAAGATCAAAATCTTCGTATTAATGCCAGTAACTTGTGCAGCGAGATTATGCTTCCGTCAACTCAGGATGAATCCTTTATTTGCTGTTTATCTTCGATGAACCTTGAACTTTATGATGAATGGAAAGATACTGAAGCTGTAAAACTGGCGATCTTTTTCCTTGATGCGGTATTACAGGAATTTATTGAAAAAACAGAAGGAAATTATTATTTATCTGCAGCAAATAAATTTGCAAAAAGACACCGTGCATTAGGCTTAGGAGTTTTAGGATGGCATTCGTATCTTCAAAAAAATATGATTCCGTTTGAAGGAATGGAAGCGAAATTGAAAACAACTGAAATTTTCAAACACATAAGTGATAAAGCCGATAAAGCAACGCAGGATTTAGCCAGAATTTATGGTGAACCTGAATTGCTGAAAGGTTACGGAAGACGTAATACAACCACAATGGCTATTGCACCAACAACATCGTCATCGGCAATTTTAGGTCAGACTTCTCCGGGAATTGAACCTTTTAGCAGTAATTATTATAAAGCTGGTTTGAGCAAAGGAAATTTTATGCGTAAAAATAAATACCTGAAAAAACTGCTCGAAGATAAAGGTTTAGATAATGAAGAAATCTGGAGAGGAATTATGTTAAACGGCGGAAGTGTTCAGCATATTGAACAATTAACGCAGGAGGAAAAAGATGTTTTTAAAACATTTAAAGAAATCAGCCAGCTGGAAATTGTACAGCAGGCAGCCATTCGTCAGAAATTTGTAGATCAGGGACAAAGTTTAAATCTTAATATTCCGGCCGAGTTACCAATTAAAGAGGTAAACCGATTAATGATAGAAGCGTGGCAATTAGGTGTAAAAAGTTTGTATTACCAAAGAAGCCAGAGTGTTTCTAAAGAATTGGTTACAAGTTTAGTTACCTGCAGCAGCTGCGAATCATAA
- a CDS encoding ribonucleotide-diphosphate reductase subunit beta, which yields MSIFDKRVNYKPFEYPEVLQFTEAINKAYWVHTEVDFTADTQDFHAHLTLAEKTAVKNSLLAIAQIEVAVKSFWGNIYEHFPKPEFNGLGTTFAECEFRHSEAYSRLLEVLGYNDEFEKLLDVPVIRRRVDYLSNVLKDTRSQDNRKYMVSLILFSILIENVSLFSQFAILLSFTRFKGYMKNVSNIIAWTSIDEQIHANGGIFIINKIREEFPDYFDADTLELVRETVKDSIAVESDILDWIFEEGEIESIKKGDLVNFMKFRIDESLKQIGIPTIFNVNMEDYKALAWFEEEVFANSLDDFFAKRPVEYTKHDKSITANDLF from the coding sequence ATGTCTATATTTGATAAAAGAGTCAATTATAAACCTTTTGAATACCCGGAGGTTTTACAATTTACAGAAGCGATAAATAAAGCGTATTGGGTACATACTGAAGTTGATTTTACTGCTGATACTCAGGATTTTCATGCTCATTTGACCTTAGCAGAAAAAACAGCAGTAAAGAATAGTCTGCTGGCAATTGCACAAATCGAGGTAGCCGTAAAAAGTTTTTGGGGAAACATCTATGAGCATTTTCCAAAACCTGAATTTAATGGTTTAGGAACTACGTTTGCGGAGTGCGAATTCAGACATTCTGAGGCTTATTCACGCCTTTTAGAAGTATTAGGATATAATGACGAATTTGAAAAACTACTTGACGTTCCGGTTATTCGCCGTCGTGTAGATTATCTTTCGAATGTTTTAAAAGATACCCGTTCTCAGGATAATCGTAAATACATGGTTTCGCTGATCTTGTTCAGTATTCTTATCGAAAATGTTTCACTTTTCAGTCAATTTGCTATTCTGCTTTCTTTTACAAGATTTAAAGGATATATGAAAAATGTGAGCAACATTATTGCATGGACTTCTATTGATGAGCAGATTCATGCTAATGGCGGAATTTTCATTATCAATAAAATCAGAGAAGAATTTCCGGATTATTTTGATGCTGATACTCTTGAATTGGTAAGAGAAACGGTTAAGGATTCTATTGCTGTTGAATCAGATATTTTAGACTGGATATTTGAAGAAGGTGAAATCGAAAGTATTAAAAAAGGTGATTTAGTGAATTTTATGAAATTTAGAATTGACGAAAGCTTAAAACAAATTGGAATTCCAACCATTTTCAATGTTAATATGGAAGATTATAAAGCTCTTGCCTGGTTTGAAGAAGAAGTTTTTGCCAACAGCTTAGATGATTTCTTTGCAAAAAGACCTGTAGAATATACAAAACACGACAAAAGTATTACGGCAAACGATCTTTTCTAA